The Sandaracinaceae bacterium genome contains a region encoding:
- a CDS encoding DUF1801 domain-containing protein, with protein sequence MAYARCVTHRPAPAPRDPEAPLFLLPGGSRRDPAIDAWIATRRRELQPLVERWFGHARGCGDDVRERMHDGCPTVCVGDAAFAYVGAYTHHVSIGFFMGALLDDPQSLLEGTGKRGRHVKLRPACTHDERGLKALLDAAYVDMCARVRALETGGG encoded by the coding sequence ATGGCGTATGCTCGGTGCGTGACCCATCGCCCAGCACCCGCACCTCGGGACCCCGAGGCGCCGCTCTTCCTGCTGCCCGGCGGCTCGCGGCGCGACCCCGCCATCGACGCGTGGATCGCCACCCGTCGCCGGGAGCTGCAGCCTTTGGTGGAGCGCTGGTTCGGGCACGCGCGCGGCTGCGGCGACGACGTGCGAGAGCGGATGCACGACGGCTGCCCGACGGTCTGCGTGGGCGACGCCGCCTTCGCGTACGTGGGCGCCTACACGCACCACGTGAGCATCGGCTTCTTCATGGGCGCGCTGCTGGACGACCCCCAGAGCCTGCTCGAGGGCACCGGCAAGCGCGGCCGACACGTGAAGCTGCGACCCGCGTGCACGCACGACGAGCGGGGGCTGAAGGCGCTGCTAGACGCCGCCTACGTCGACATGTGTGCCCGTGTGCGCGCGCTCGAAACGGGCGGCGGCTGA
- a CDS encoding TraB/GumN family protein, which produces MHGTLCARFTVSSLSMLALTALLALAGCGGASTPASAATVAPGSTTPTAPFLWRVESREGRVSHLFGTIHGGVTFEEALPAPHDALLRTASAVYVESLVDDPAQMQVFAQRLMQPSPTPLSTHVGAETFDALANQMPDFPRERFDALRPWAAFFVMLSFRLMQALQGHAADTGGDPATPAVDAVVMQVSRERQVAPQPLEQMGELADIIEGVDEAVYLAMLAEFASPVAEDESDQLAGMVAAYRAGDLEGLASAVDVLNTSEATAAFFTALIAQRNTLWMPRLTRAFDAGGAFVAVGAAHMPGTEGLLSRLQAAGYTITRL; this is translated from the coding sequence ATGCACGGGACCCTCTGCGCGCGCTTCACCGTCTCCTCTCTGTCGATGCTGGCGCTGACCGCGCTGCTGGCCCTAGCGGGCTGTGGTGGGGCCTCGACGCCCGCCAGCGCGGCAACGGTGGCCCCAGGCAGCACCACGCCGACGGCGCCTTTTCTTTGGCGCGTCGAGAGCCGCGAGGGCCGTGTGTCCCACCTGTTCGGCACCATCCACGGCGGCGTGACCTTCGAGGAGGCGCTTCCCGCGCCGCACGACGCGCTGCTGCGAACCGCCAGCGCGGTCTACGTCGAGTCGCTGGTCGACGACCCCGCCCAGATGCAGGTCTTCGCGCAGCGGCTGATGCAGCCGAGCCCCACCCCCTTGTCCACCCACGTGGGCGCCGAGACGTTCGATGCGCTGGCCAACCAGATGCCCGACTTCCCCCGCGAGCGCTTCGACGCGCTGCGCCCGTGGGCGGCCTTCTTCGTGATGCTGTCGTTCCGGCTGATGCAGGCGCTGCAAGGACACGCCGCCGACACGGGTGGAGACCCGGCCACACCCGCGGTCGACGCGGTGGTCATGCAGGTGAGCCGTGAGCGGCAGGTCGCCCCGCAGCCGCTCGAGCAGATGGGCGAGCTGGCGGACATCATCGAGGGCGTCGACGAGGCCGTGTACCTGGCGATGCTGGCGGAGTTCGCGAGTCCCGTCGCGGAAGACGAGAGCGACCAGCTGGCCGGGATGGTCGCGGCCTACCGCGCGGGCGACCTCGAGGGGCTGGCGAGCGCGGTCGACGTGCTGAACACCAGCGAGGCCACGGCCGCGTTCTTCACCGCCCTCATCGCGCAAAGGAACACGCTGTGGATGCCACGCCTCACGCGCGCGTTCGACGCGGGTGGCGCGTTCGTGGCCGTGGGCGCGGCGCACATGCCGGGCACGGAGGGCCTGCTGTCGCGGTTGCAGGCCGCCGGCTACACGATCACGCGGCTCTGA
- a CDS encoding AraC family transcriptional regulator ligand-binding domain-containing protein → MPAQRPAQAFVPSRYYAMLLDVLAERGHARADLLRLAGVATEALVSDEGYLTLLQVEALVGRACALENTDALGLEVGKRLQLMSHGSLSMAALTAPTVAAAVDLVVRCFPLIMPLFALSVQPRGAATGVRLHVRFPLDAEVERFHTATMSGSLYAQLHFLLGGALPKEVELDARHPRPPGLPSWVDTLDIALRFDQPHYELRVPTSVLALPLPLADARAHASARKRCLDELASRPDPARTSSLVMHALSEHGPPFPDLTDVSRALALSTRSLRRRLSEEGTSFRQLQGEARLALAERFLADPRRSITEIGLSLGYADAANFSRAFRAARGCTPHEARAALLGATPRAAD, encoded by the coding sequence ATGCCCGCACAGCGCCCCGCCCAGGCCTTCGTGCCGTCGCGCTACTACGCCATGCTCTTGGACGTGCTGGCCGAGCGTGGTCACGCGAGGGCGGATTTGCTGCGGCTCGCTGGCGTAGCGACCGAGGCGCTCGTTTCCGACGAGGGCTACCTCACGCTGCTGCAGGTGGAGGCGCTCGTGGGACGCGCGTGCGCGCTCGAGAACACCGACGCCCTGGGCCTCGAGGTGGGGAAGCGTCTGCAGCTCATGAGCCACGGCTCGCTCAGCATGGCCGCGCTGACCGCGCCCACCGTCGCCGCGGCGGTCGACCTGGTCGTGCGGTGCTTCCCGCTCATCATGCCCCTCTTCGCCCTCAGCGTGCAGCCGCGAGGGGCAGCGACAGGCGTGCGGTTGCACGTTCGCTTTCCGCTCGACGCGGAGGTGGAGCGCTTCCACACCGCCACGATGAGCGGCAGCCTCTATGCGCAGCTGCACTTCCTGCTGGGGGGCGCGCTGCCCAAGGAGGTCGAGCTGGACGCCCGCCACCCGCGCCCACCTGGGCTGCCCAGCTGGGTGGACACGCTCGACATCGCGCTGCGCTTCGACCAGCCGCACTACGAGCTGCGTGTGCCGACCAGCGTCCTCGCGTTGCCGCTGCCGCTGGCGGACGCCCGGGCACACGCGTCGGCGCGCAAGCGCTGCCTCGACGAGCTGGCGTCGCGACCCGACCCCGCGCGCACGAGCAGCTTGGTGATGCACGCGCTCTCGGAGCACGGTCCACCGTTTCCGGATCTCACCGACGTGTCGCGAGCGCTTGCCCTGTCCACCCGCTCGCTGCGCAGGCGGCTGAGCGAGGAGGGCACCAGCTTCAGGCAGCTGCAAGGCGAGGCGAGGCTCGCCCTGGCCGAACGCTTCCTCGCGGACCCGCGCCGCAGCATCACCGAGATCGGTCTGAGCTTGGGGTATGCAGACGCCGCCAACTTTTCGCGGGCCTTCCGCGCGGCGCGCGGGTGTACCCCCCACGAGGCGCGAGCAGCGCTGCTGGGCGCGACGCCGCGCGCTGCGGACTGA
- a CDS encoding SDR family oxidoreductase, whose amino-acid sequence MTKLAGKKTVITGAGSGIGRALALAAAERGAWLLLTDVNAATLDDVVGEVTRAGGRVLAARAFDVADFDAVQHFAREVEAAHGSVDVLVNNAGIAIWGRVESMAHADWRKVVDVNLMGPIHLIEAFVPGMIAARRGGHLVNVASAAGLFGLPWHAAYSASKFGLRGVSEVLRFDLERHRIRVSLVCPGGVDTGLVSTVKVAGADPSTPAFRRMRARFQQHAVSPERAASRILRGVERDHYMVYTSADIALGHWFQARFPWPYEQVMRALNRAFDRTLSAQEDA is encoded by the coding sequence ATGACGAAGCTGGCGGGCAAGAAGACGGTCATCACGGGCGCGGGGAGCGGCATCGGCCGAGCGTTGGCGCTGGCAGCCGCCGAGCGCGGCGCGTGGCTGCTCCTGACGGATGTGAACGCGGCGACGCTGGACGACGTCGTCGGGGAGGTGACGCGCGCAGGCGGCCGTGTGCTCGCCGCGCGAGCGTTCGACGTGGCGGACTTCGACGCCGTGCAGCACTTCGCGCGCGAGGTGGAGGCGGCCCATGGCAGCGTGGACGTGCTCGTGAACAACGCCGGCATCGCCATCTGGGGCCGCGTGGAGAGCATGGCGCACGCCGACTGGCGCAAGGTGGTGGACGTGAACCTGATGGGGCCCATCCACCTCATCGAGGCGTTCGTACCCGGGATGATCGCGGCCAGGCGGGGTGGGCACCTGGTGAACGTCGCCTCCGCGGCCGGCCTCTTCGGGCTGCCTTGGCACGCGGCGTACTCGGCCAGCAAGTTCGGGCTGCGCGGCGTGTCGGAGGTGCTGCGCTTCGACCTCGAGCGGCACCGCATCCGAGTCAGCTTGGTGTGTCCGGGCGGGGTGGACACGGGCCTGGTGAGCACCGTGAAGGTGGCCGGCGCCGACCCCAGCACCCCCGCGTTCCGGCGCATGCGCGCCCGCTTCCAGCAACACGCCGTGAGCCCGGAGCGCGCGGCCTCCCGCATCCTACGCGGCGTCGAGCGCGATCACTACATGGTCTACACCTCGGCCGACATCGCGCTGGGGCACTGGTTCCAGGCGCGCTTTCCGTGGCCCTACGAGCAGGTCATGCGGGCGCTCAACCGGGCCTTCGACCGCACCCTCTCCGCTCAGGAGGACGCGTGA
- a CDS encoding carboxymuconolactone decarboxylase family protein — translation MSTREPRIAPGTLSDVGLLNGALAHLLGLASGGPAPNVFLTLGRHRSLFRKWLWFAGGLMPGGTLRRRESELVILSVAHSMGCAYEWDHHERLAKRAGVSAEAIASVRRGELDAACLTPRERAFLRASHELFVEREIGDPTWRQLVALASQVEIIELCLLVGHYQMLAMTLNTLRVPLDR, via the coding sequence GTGAGCACGCGCGAGCCGCGCATCGCCCCGGGCACGCTGTCCGACGTGGGGCTGCTGAACGGCGCGCTGGCGCACCTGCTGGGGCTGGCGAGCGGCGGGCCAGCTCCGAACGTCTTCCTCACTTTGGGGCGCCATCGCTCGCTGTTCCGCAAGTGGCTGTGGTTCGCGGGTGGGCTCATGCCCGGCGGCACGCTGCGTCGGCGTGAGAGCGAGCTGGTGATCCTCAGCGTGGCCCACAGCATGGGCTGCGCCTACGAGTGGGACCATCACGAGCGTCTCGCCAAGCGTGCCGGGGTCTCCGCGGAGGCCATCGCGAGCGTGCGGCGCGGGGAGCTCGACGCTGCCTGCCTCACACCGCGCGAGCGTGCGTTCCTGCGAGCGTCCCACGAGCTCTTCGTCGAGCGGGAGATCGGGGACCCCACGTGGCGGCAGCTCGTGGCCCTGGCGAGCCAGGTCGAGATCATCGAGCTGTGCCTCTTGGTGGGCCACTACCAGATGCTGGCCATGACGTTGAACACGCTGCGCGTCCCGCTGGACCGGTGA
- a CDS encoding CotH kinase family protein has translation MSSLSRARWRPAPLAALGTFALTALALTSSSGCSPSGRTFERRADGTDVAFDPAHVLTVEVEMPAADFDVLRTQGRTLADVCSPESPYDYFTATVTVDGMRFEGVEIRKKGFFGSLSDERPSLRLRFAEDSGPYGLRRMTLNNDRQDPSHLRQCLSYGVMAAAGVPAPRCNYARVTVNGEALGVYTHVDSMNKPFLRLYFDDEDGALFEGQTGDFSEPFLGGVQSKTDEQPDREFLAALADALAEDDEGRMLSRVSARVDIDAFLSFWAAEALIGAWDGYSNNRNNWFAYRDPDNGKLYFMPWGPDATFAPLRFEQGLGSINGPLRSVFTTGRLSARLFEVDSVRRRYEARMAELLEDAWNEDALLAEVDRVSALLGTDVDATTADVVRGYIANTRADIEAELTRGLPALPAGSVGAPVCLYPAAVLSGTFDTTFDTLDITQLTETRGTLTWTSDPPTVNLPQQYDAVAGLDPQLMNTPTVRVLGQRVSGQVLVVAFPIAPEDFESGTVIPLSGLTALGVVVELTFRPTGPLLRSLGVLTNGTLTLDEVDATSGGRIAGSFSGQFYEQR, from the coding sequence ATGTCTTCCCTCTCGCGTGCCCGTTGGCGCCCGGCGCCGCTCGCCGCGCTGGGCACATTTGCGCTGACCGCCCTGGCGCTGACCTCGTCGAGCGGCTGCTCGCCTTCGGGTCGCACCTTCGAGCGCCGCGCCGACGGCACGGACGTCGCGTTCGACCCGGCGCACGTGCTCACCGTCGAGGTCGAGATGCCCGCGGCGGACTTCGACGTGCTGCGCACACAGGGGCGCACGCTGGCGGACGTGTGCTCGCCCGAGAGCCCCTACGACTACTTCACGGCCACCGTCACGGTGGACGGCATGCGCTTCGAGGGCGTGGAGATCCGCAAGAAGGGCTTCTTCGGCTCGCTGAGCGACGAGCGCCCCTCGCTGCGGCTGCGCTTCGCGGAGGACTCCGGCCCCTACGGGCTGCGGCGCATGACCCTCAACAACGACCGGCAGGACCCGAGCCACCTGCGGCAGTGCCTGAGCTACGGCGTGATGGCCGCGGCGGGCGTGCCGGCGCCGCGCTGCAACTACGCGCGCGTCACGGTCAACGGCGAGGCGCTGGGTGTCTACACGCACGTGGACAGCATGAACAAGCCCTTCCTGCGGCTGTACTTCGACGACGAGGACGGCGCGCTGTTCGAAGGACAGACCGGCGACTTTTCCGAGCCCTTCTTGGGCGGCGTCCAGAGCAAGACCGACGAGCAGCCCGACCGCGAGTTCTTGGCCGCGCTCGCTGACGCGCTCGCCGAAGACGACGAGGGGCGCATGCTCTCGCGCGTGAGCGCGCGGGTGGACATCGATGCGTTCCTGTCGTTCTGGGCGGCCGAGGCGCTGATCGGCGCCTGGGACGGGTACAGCAACAACCGCAACAACTGGTTCGCCTATCGCGACCCGGACAACGGCAAGCTCTACTTCATGCCGTGGGGACCCGACGCGACGTTCGCGCCACTGCGCTTCGAGCAGGGGCTCGGCTCCATCAACGGGCCGCTGCGCTCGGTGTTCACGACGGGACGGCTGAGCGCGCGCCTGTTCGAGGTCGACAGCGTGCGGAGGCGCTACGAGGCGCGCATGGCCGAGCTGCTCGAGGACGCGTGGAACGAGGACGCGCTGCTGGCAGAGGTGGACCGCGTGAGCGCGCTGTTGGGCACCGACGTGGACGCGACCACGGCGGACGTGGTGCGCGGCTACATCGCGAACACGCGCGCCGACATCGAGGCGGAGCTGACGCGCGGGCTCCCCGCGTTGCCCGCAGGCTCGGTGGGCGCGCCCGTGTGCCTGTACCCCGCAGCCGTCCTCAGCGGGACCTTCGACACCACCTTCGACACGCTGGACATCACGCAGCTGACGGAGACGCGCGGGACGCTGACGTGGACCAGCGACCCGCCCACCGTGAACCTGCCACAGCAGTACGACGCGGTGGCTGGGCTCGACCCGCAGCTCATGAACACGCCCACGGTGCGTGTGCTGGGGCAGCGGGTGTCGGGGCAGGTGCTGGTCGTGGCGTTCCCGATCGCACCCGAGGACTTCGAGAGCGGGACGGTCATCCCGCTCTCGGGGCTCACGGCGCTCGGCGTGGTGGTCGAGCTCACCTTCCGCCCGACGGGCCCGCTGCTGCGCTCCCTCGGCGTGCTCACCAACGGGACGCTGACCCTCGACGAGGTGGACGCCACGTCCGGCGGGCGCATCGCTGGGAGCTTCAGCGGCCAGTTCTACGAGCAGCGCTAG
- a CDS encoding glyoxalase, whose protein sequence is MKHPVVWFEVMGTEGKKLRSFYGDLFAWTYDVDGTMEYGMVNAPKNAGISGGVGQGDAPRVTFYVETPCIEESLARAGELGGKTLMPRTELPGVILGMFADPEGNVVGLVEAQAAA, encoded by the coding sequence ATGAAGCACCCAGTGGTTTGGTTCGAAGTGATGGGCACCGAAGGCAAGAAGCTGCGCTCGTTCTACGGCGACCTGTTCGCGTGGACCTACGACGTGGACGGCACCATGGAGTACGGCATGGTGAACGCCCCGAAGAATGCGGGCATCTCGGGCGGTGTCGGCCAGGGGGACGCCCCGCGCGTCACGTTCTACGTCGAGACGCCGTGCATCGAGGAGTCGCTGGCGCGCGCTGGGGAGCTCGGCGGGAAGACGCTGATGCCGCGCACGGAGCTTCCGGGGGTCATCCTCGGGATGTTCGCGGACCCCGAGGGCAACGTGGTGGGCTTGGTCGAGGCGCAGGCCGCGGCCTAG
- a CDS encoding formamidopyrimidine-DNA glycosylase, with product MPELPDIESYCHALRARVVGQPLEGFELLSPFVLRTVSPAPASVVGSRLLSVSRLGKRIVFSFEHDVHAVVHLMIAGRFRFEAATGKPPKPLSPRAGPLLRMTFPTGLLTLTEVSKRKRAKLHMVQGAVALAEHDPGGIEPLEVDAAAFRTALTAENHTIKRALTDPRVLSGIGNAYSDEILHRAELSPVRWTTRLSDDDFARLYAATRAVLTEFRDRMIAELDGGFPEKVTAFRPDMAVHGKYGQPCPVCSDPVQRIRYADNETNYCARCQNDGVLLADRSLSRLLKGDWPKTLDALEELKRARQR from the coding sequence ATGCCCGAGCTGCCCGACATCGAGAGCTACTGCCACGCGCTGCGCGCTCGCGTCGTGGGTCAGCCGCTCGAGGGCTTCGAGCTGCTGAGCCCCTTCGTGCTGCGCACGGTGTCACCCGCGCCCGCCAGCGTCGTCGGGTCGCGCTTGCTCTCCGTGTCGCGCCTCGGCAAGCGCATCGTGTTCTCGTTCGAGCACGACGTGCACGCCGTGGTGCACTTGATGATCGCGGGACGCTTCCGCTTCGAGGCCGCCACGGGGAAGCCCCCCAAGCCCCTCTCGCCGCGCGCGGGACCGTTGCTGCGCATGACCTTCCCCACCGGGCTCCTGACACTCACCGAGGTCAGCAAGAGGAAGCGCGCGAAGCTCCACATGGTGCAGGGCGCGGTCGCGCTGGCCGAGCACGACCCAGGCGGCATCGAGCCCCTCGAGGTCGACGCGGCGGCGTTCCGCACGGCGCTCACGGCCGAGAACCACACCATCAAGCGCGCCCTCACCGACCCGCGCGTGCTGAGCGGTATCGGCAACGCCTACAGCGACGAGATCCTGCACCGCGCCGAGCTCTCGCCCGTACGCTGGACCACGCGACTGAGCGACGACGACTTCGCTCGGCTGTACGCGGCCACGCGCGCGGTCCTGACCGAGTTCCGCGACCGCATGATCGCGGAGCTGGACGGAGGCTTCCCAGAGAAGGTCACCGCCTTTCGCCCCGACATGGCCGTGCACGGCAAGTACGGGCAGCCGTGCCCGGTGTGCAGCGACCCGGTGCAACGCATCCGCTACGCCGACAACGAAACCAACTACTGCGCGCGTTGCCAGAACGACGGCGTGCTGCTGGCCGACCGCAGCTTGTCGCGCCTGCTCAAGGGTGACTGGCCGAAGACGCTGGACGCGCTGGAGGAGCTCAAGCGCGCACGTCAGCGGTGA